Below is a genomic region from Lampris incognitus isolate fLamInc1 chromosome 2, fLamInc1.hap2, whole genome shotgun sequence.
CTGCCCTACATGACAGTCGGAAAACGAGAGAGAATGAACAagtggggaaggagggagaaTCTAGATCAAATTGTGGCGCATGAAGAcccccactgcagacacacacatattatatatatatatatatattaatatgcaTTTTCTCTCTGTGGGAAACTGCGAACTGCATGCATGTTCATCTACGGTCTGGACAGTGCAAGTGTAAGTAAAGTAAAACAGACAGAAGGGTAAAGGATGTATCAAGTATGTCTCCCTGAGAAAGACCTCTTTCCTCAGTAACCATAGAACGTTCACACTCCCATCTTATCACTGGCCAGCTTGAGCCCaagtttttaataataataataattataacaataatattCTTATACTGCTCTCCATATCATCCCATCATGCACTTTTACTCCAATGGCTTTAATGTGACTATCATTGCCAACTCTTAACCAACCGATCAGCAGCATGGAAGAGTTGCTAGCACTGCAATTTCTACCTCTCACTTTCCAACACCAAAATTCCTGGCAGTGACCTAcaggtgtttgtgtgcgtgtctgtgtttcTCAGTTTCATATGAACCACCCTGTGAAGTACAGAGCGGTCGTGACACAGTTAGAGAGCAGAGACACTATCATCCCCTTTATCACTTTCCAACCAGAGAAGGCTGGGGTAGCAGTTGGGGACTTTAATTAGCTGGTCCCATACCTTCTCAATGACTCATACGCTAGCACCACATGCTTAAGTCTGACACGTTCAcatgcgcacgtgcacacacacacacacaaacacacacactgagaaccacatacacacacccgcACAGCTGACATGCAATCACTGGAGATCAGGAAAGTCTgagcagagtggggggggggggggtaagaaaatGCAGGCTTAATTTATTGCTAAAATTATATTCCTAAATCATTCACATCACAATGCCAACccatcttcatctgtgtgtatgtatgtgtaccaAGTGTGCTTTTGTGTGCAGGGCCTTAAAACTAGAGCGTGTTTCATTTCCTATAAAAAACCAAAAGGTGATGACCAGGACTTAATACCTGATACAAGCGTCACCTCTACAGccctttttttcttatttttgtttAGTTTCACTCACACAGCTGAGCATTTAAAAACAgattgtgaatgtgtatgtgcaaCTCATTGACACTCACGTGAGAACACACAGGTGAAAACATTCGTTCATGTACAGAGCATTCCACTCGcacaaagttgttgttttttctttaaaAAGCAATGTCCAAATCAAACCTCAATAATGGTTGTCAGACAAAAATCACACAGCTGCTCAAAGAAACAAGCTGTGACAAAGCTTTTAAAGTGTCTTATTCATTTCTTTCGCTGTGTCACTCACTTAGGCTAATATTAAAAACCAGGGGTGTCGACACCACTCTGTAGAAAACaaataaaaggaacaaatcaaaCGATTTTTTAAAACCAAGGCTCCGGTCCGTTCCGTACTCCTACCCCTCCTGAGGAGTGGAGATGGTGATAAagtgaaggaaggaagaaagagagagggagacagagagagggagacagagaaaggagcaaagattctctctctctctctctctctctctctaggaaaCAAGTTTGGGTAGGACTGTGCGGAATGGTATGGCCTCCCCTGAGTCTCCAATCATGTTGCTCCTCAGTTTGTTGTTGGTGGCCGCGGCAGTGACCAAACCAGGTCCTCCTTTAGCCATGATGGAAGGGAAGGAGGTGCTGTGGTGCTCGGGGAGCCTCTTGACTGTGGGACCCTGGCTCTTCTCGGCCCCAGGCAGGGGTTTTGGCAGCCGGCGGTAGAGCCAGGGGTGTCTGAGGGCCTGGCTGGGGGTGAGGCGAGAGGAGGGGTCCCAGTCCAGGCACTTCTTAATGAAGTCAGTAAAGGTGGGGTCCTCGCAGCCCTTGAGTGCAGCGCTCCACTCCTTGCTGCCTGGCGGGCCCCTCATCTTGCCGCGGCGGGAGCGAGACCCTGTTAGCACGGTGGCCCCGGTGGGCAGCGTGTTGGCCCCACAGTAGCGTGGGTGTCCCTTGGAGTTGATGAAGTTCTTTGCTCGCTTGGCCTGCTCCAGAACCTTCTGTGGAGGCATGCCCAGCAGCTCCATGACACAGGCCAGCTGGTCACCCTCATCTTCCCCAGGGAACAGGGGATAGCCCGTCAGCAGTTCGGCCAGTATACAGCCGAAGCTCCACATGTCGATGGGTAGGCCATAACGTGAGCCAAGAATCACTTCTGGGGCCCGGTAGAAACGGGACTGGATGTAAGTGTACACCCGCTGGTGTTCAAAACAGCTGGAGCCAAAGtcaatcacctgacagtgacaggGGTGAGAAAACAACCAAATGTAAGTGCGCGAGTGAATGAGCGTGCACGTGTATAAGGCTTGTCATGCTGCCAGAGGCATGGATATTACAAACTCTTAAAAATGCCACGTCTTACCTTGATGCCACTGCGTCCCTGCTGCTTGAGcaagatgttctctggcttgAGGTCGCAGTGGATGATCCTGTGTCTGCTCAGGGCCTCCAGACACTGCAGAATAGAGTGGGCAAACTTCCTCACCAGCGGCAGGCTAAAGCCCTGGAACTTGTTCCTCTTGATCAGTTCATACAGATTCATGCTCAGCAGCTCAAATGTCATGCAGATGTGGTTGCGGAAGGTGAAGTTCTCCAGCATGTGCACCACATTCATGGTGCCGTTACGGTCCTGCTTGCGCAGGTGCTCGAGGATGCGTATCTCCTCCTGCGCCTGCCGGTGGAAGCGCTTCTCGTTGCGCACCATCTTCAGGGCCAGGTGCTGCTGCAACTTATGGTCGTACACCTTGGCCACCTGCCCAAAGCTCCCCTTGCCAATCACCTAGAAAGGGACAGAGTGCGGGAACGTTAGATTAGCAAAGAAACAGAAACAATGGCAAATCTTTCAGAATTAAGTGGCATGCTGGCTGACAGATGACAGTATGCATCAGCATGTATGACCTTGAGAAACTCGTAGCGGTAGGCTAGGTGATCGTGGGGGACGTGAATGTAGCCCCCCTGTTCATCATCGTAGCCACAATTGTTATTGCCCCCGGCCACAGCAGGCCTCTTCTTTGCATTGGGTCCGATGAAGTAGACATCTGGGTAGGAGTGGATTTCCGTCTGCTCCAGGGTGGTCAGCTGGGGACGGTACTGTCTCAGAGCCTGCTCTGGAGTCAGGGGGCCACACAGCTTGCCACTGCTTGTGGTATTCCCTCCGTTCCCAGTTCCCTGGGGGCCAGATGAGTCACTAGAGCCCTTACTGGAGCCCGTGCTGCAACCAACAAAAACAGCATCATTTTTCCGTTTTTCATTTTAGTTCCATAATGAAAAATTACTTCCAATTTAATGATTTGGATGTCTGCGATTGGCCTATGTTTACAATTATATTAAGATTACAGTTGGGCCCAGCAAGCATTATCTGAAAATCATCCAACAGCTGTTGTGGTGGTCTTCACACATGCGCCACACACACCTGTCCACACTGCGCTCCTTGGACAGACTGGAGACAGGAACGGGTTTGCCGGGCGGCAGACCAGTGGTCCCACTGTTGTGCGTGTTTGCCGTGGTAACAGCACTGATCTTACGGTTGTATGTGGAGTCTTCATACAGGTACTTGACTTTCAGCTGACCTCCCCGCACAGTCACCTGATCCCTCATGACGGCCTTGTTACTGACCACCTGAGACGGAgagaaaaaacagagagagagagagacggggggggggggggcggagagggagagacagacagacagacagacagaggacctTAGAATGCCAACCGGTAAACATTGACCTCTAGCCGCTATAGAGGCTACAGTTGGGTGTAATTATTGTAGTTCATTGTGTAGGAGACATGTTGTTCATTGTGTTGCATGAATGTGTTCAATAGAGTGGAGAGGGGACCTCTGTATGTGTGTACCCGTGCATGTTTGGCTACTGGTACCATCCCAAGCTACAGACCAGTCACACATTGTGCAAAGTGGGAGCAGCTTACAGCCTTTGAAAAGCCACTCAGCATGAGTGGTTGTCGAAAATATTCCATTGCAAAACACATTTTGTTGGTGGCCTCAATCACATTAGAGCTTTACAGAAAAAAACACAATACAGAAGAGCTTAGGAGTCTGTGAGCCTATATGGTGCACAAGGAACGATGAAAATTGTTTTAAGGGCAGACTGTGAAAAAAAATAGTATAGTAATACACCCCAAAGCAAAATCTATTCCATCATTCCCAGCTATACACCCACCAACAGATCAATGGCCATGACTCTGATCTGGCCAGAGCCGAGGTCACTTAAGCTGAATAGGAAAGCCGAGAGGGGATTCCTGCGAACATGTCCTCCAGCCCACATTGTGGGCAGgcgtctagctagctagctagcaggacCGACTAATCCTGTTGTGTTACAGCACCAAAATCTGAATGAACAGCTGAGTGTTCAGAGTGTGGTCTATTGAGCCATTATCAAATCTAGAGCAGGGTGTCGGTGAAACCAGCCCAACAGGATCTGAATCCTGTCATGGAGAACAGCCTGCAGGTTCAAACGCCATCTCCCCACCCCCACCTGACATATACAAGGACTGGCCCACCCCCATCTGCAGCATTAGTATAGTGTCCC
It encodes:
- the dyrk3 gene encoding dual specificity tyrosine-phosphorylation-regulated kinase 3 isoform X2: MMIISRKPEGPIATARHGDGLYDSYMRTDHILKDEADTNSPSGLPPMPKHTVVSNKAVMRDQVTVRGGQLKVKYLYEDSTYNRKISAVTTANTHNSGTTGLPPGKPVPVSSLSKERSVDSTGSSKGSSDSSGPQGTGNGGNTTSSGKLCGPLTPEQALRQYRPQLTTLEQTEIHSYPDVYFIGPNAKKRPAVAGGNNNCGYDDEQGGYIHVPHDHLAYRYEFLKVIGKGSFGQVAKVYDHKLQQHLALKMVRNEKRFHRQAQEEIRILEHLRKQDRNGTMNVVHMLENFTFRNHICMTFELLSMNLYELIKRNKFQGFSLPLVRKFAHSILQCLEALSRHRIIHCDLKPENILLKQQGRSGIKVIDFGSSCFEHQRVYTYIQSRFYRAPEVILGSRYGLPIDMWSFGCILAELLTGYPLFPGEDEGDQLACVMELLGMPPQKVLEQAKRAKNFINSKGHPRYCGANTLPTGATVLTGSRSRRGKMRGPPGSKEWSAALKGCEDPTFTDFIKKCLDWDPSSRLTPSQALRHPWLYRRLPKPLPGAEKSQGPTVKRLPEHHSTSFPSIMAKGGPGLVTAAATNNKLRSNMIGDSGEAIPFRTVLPKLVS
- the dyrk3 gene encoding dual specificity tyrosine-phosphorylation-regulated kinase 3 isoform X1, translating into MQRMCFPTGMNQVYLILSCLNSPFPSLTFYLPSLLPLARHGDGLYDSYMRTDHILKDEADTNSPSGLPPMPKHTVVSNKAVMRDQVTVRGGQLKVKYLYEDSTYNRKISAVTTANTHNSGTTGLPPGKPVPVSSLSKERSVDSTGSSKGSSDSSGPQGTGNGGNTTSSGKLCGPLTPEQALRQYRPQLTTLEQTEIHSYPDVYFIGPNAKKRPAVAGGNNNCGYDDEQGGYIHVPHDHLAYRYEFLKVIGKGSFGQVAKVYDHKLQQHLALKMVRNEKRFHRQAQEEIRILEHLRKQDRNGTMNVVHMLENFTFRNHICMTFELLSMNLYELIKRNKFQGFSLPLVRKFAHSILQCLEALSRHRIIHCDLKPENILLKQQGRSGIKVIDFGSSCFEHQRVYTYIQSRFYRAPEVILGSRYGLPIDMWSFGCILAELLTGYPLFPGEDEGDQLACVMELLGMPPQKVLEQAKRAKNFINSKGHPRYCGANTLPTGATVLTGSRSRRGKMRGPPGSKEWSAALKGCEDPTFTDFIKKCLDWDPSSRLTPSQALRHPWLYRRLPKPLPGAEKSQGPTVKRLPEHHSTSFPSIMAKGGPGLVTAAATNNKLRSNMIGDSGEAIPFRTVLPKLVS